Sequence from the Flavobacterium sp. J372 genome:
GGCTTGGGTTATTATTCAAGGGCACGCAATCTTCATGCCACAGCCAAAATGGTAAACGATGAAATGACTGGAATATTTCCGCCCGACTATAACGGCCTGCTTAAATTGAAGGGCGTGGGCGACTATACCGCAGCAGCTATTGCAAGTATTGCGTATGGCGAAGAAGTTCCTGTGGTTGATGGTAATGTATACCGGGTGCTTGGGCGCTATTTCGGTATAACTACCGATATTTCATCACCCGGCGCGAAAAAAGAGTTTACAGCAAAGGCTGCATCACTTATGCCGAAGGGCCAGGCATCACTATTTAACCAGGCTATGATGGAGTTCGGGGCCCTGCAGTGTGTGCCTAAAAACCCGCCCTGCATGATTTGCCCGCTAGTGAGCGATTGTGTCGCCTTCAATACAGGGAGAGTAAATGAGCTGCCGGTAAAGCTGAAGAAAACAAAAGTTACTAACCGCTACTTTAATTACCTTATTGTAAAAGATGCTAATAGTAACAGTCTCATCCAAAAACGTACCGCCAAAGGCATCTGGCATAACCTTTATGAATTTCCTTTACTGGAAACTGATGGGCCCATGGCTTCTGAAGATGTTGAACAGTTAATTAAAAAATATGATTTTGGGTTTCAGGTTTCAGGTTTCAGGTTGCTAAATAATGAGCCGGTCATTCACAAACTGTCCCACCAGCACCTACACATCCGTTTTTGGGAAGTGATTACAAATGAGATTGTTGCTGATGCTATTGATGTTGAAACCTTAAAAACATATCCCTTTCCTATCATTATTTATAATTTTATAGAGAAGCATTGGCAGCTGTCTTAAAATTATTTATATTTACGTAAACTATCCCAGCCATGAACGGAACGTTAAACAAAGTGATGCTCATAGGGCATCTTGGCGATGATGTAAAAATGCACTATTTTGAAGGCGGCAACTGCATTGGCAGGTTTCCTCTGGCCACCAATGAGGTGTACATCAATAAGCAGACTA
This genomic interval carries:
- the mutY gene encoding A/G-specific adenine glycosylase, producing MQFSKALTDWYLQNRRDLPWRKTTDPYFIWLSEIILQQTRVAQGLPYFIAFAEAFPTVKSLAEAPEEKVLKLWQGLGYYSRARNLHATAKMVNDEMTGIFPPDYNGLLKLKGVGDYTAAAIASIAYGEEVPVVDGNVYRVLGRYFGITTDISSPGAKKEFTAKAASLMPKGQASLFNQAMMEFGALQCVPKNPPCMICPLVSDCVAFNTGRVNELPVKLKKTKVTNRYFNYLIVKDANSNSLIQKRTAKGIWHNLYEFPLLETDGPMASEDVEQLIKKYDFGFQVSGFRLLNNEPVIHKLSHQHLHIRFWEVITNEIVADAIDVETLKTYPFPIIIYNFIEKHWQLS